A genomic region of Gemmata massiliana contains the following coding sequences:
- a CDS encoding Gfo/Idh/MocA family protein: MDLFNRREFLNRSALIAAAAAAGSVGRADDKTSTTKAKVQADKLRVAVVGVNGRGMSHVDGFLGKNNCEITTVCDCDEAAIGRAMKAIEGKQGKAPQYEKDIRKVVENKNIDVISIATPNHWHALMAVWAMQNGKDVYVEKPATHNVHEGAIMTAAARKYKRICQVGTQSRSNPGMRKAIAYIRGGKLGKVDLAIGLCYKPRKSIGDVGLKSGDQKPPATMDYDLWCGPAPFKMPRRNNPNDKFGTVHYNWHWVWDTGNGDLGNQGVHEMDKARWGLGKTTMPNTVLSAGGRFGYVDDGETANTQFCLFDYTDAKMIFEVRGLETKDYKGAKVGNIWVGTEGYVVCPNYAGGIAYDKDGKEVTRFGWGKDSKGDMKFLGSDQHHFDNFVKAVRSRKVEDLNCDIAEGHLSASLCHLANISYRLGTEQAIGANTKVSDDKNANEFFSAMLAHLKANKVDVGSAAGRFGPALSVDTKTERILSSNKALADRANAMLFREYRKGFELKEIV; this comes from the coding sequence ATGGATCTCTTCAACCGACGCGAGTTCCTAAACCGCTCCGCCCTTATCGCCGCCGCTGCCGCCGCCGGGTCCGTGGGGCGCGCCGACGACAAAACCTCCACAACCAAGGCGAAAGTGCAGGCCGACAAGCTCCGCGTCGCGGTGGTCGGCGTGAACGGGCGCGGGATGAGCCACGTGGACGGGTTCCTGGGCAAGAACAACTGCGAAATCACCACCGTGTGCGACTGCGACGAGGCAGCCATCGGGCGCGCGATGAAGGCCATCGAGGGCAAACAGGGCAAGGCCCCGCAGTACGAAAAGGACATTCGCAAGGTCGTCGAGAACAAGAACATCGACGTGATCTCGATCGCGACCCCGAACCACTGGCACGCGCTCATGGCGGTGTGGGCCATGCAGAACGGCAAGGACGTGTACGTCGAGAAGCCCGCGACGCACAACGTCCACGAGGGCGCGATCATGACGGCCGCGGCCCGCAAGTACAAACGCATCTGTCAGGTCGGCACTCAGAGCCGCAGTAACCCGGGCATGCGCAAGGCGATCGCCTATATTCGGGGCGGCAAGCTCGGGAAGGTCGATCTCGCGATCGGACTTTGCTACAAGCCGCGCAAGAGCATCGGGGACGTGGGGCTAAAGTCCGGCGACCAGAAGCCCCCGGCGACGATGGACTACGATCTCTGGTGCGGCCCGGCCCCGTTCAAGATGCCCCGGCGCAACAACCCGAACGACAAGTTCGGCACGGTCCATTACAACTGGCACTGGGTCTGGGACACCGGCAACGGCGACCTCGGCAACCAGGGCGTCCACGAAATGGACAAGGCCCGTTGGGGCCTCGGCAAGACGACCATGCCGAACACGGTGCTCAGCGCCGGCGGGCGGTTCGGGTACGTCGACGACGGCGAAACCGCCAACACGCAATTCTGTCTGTTCGACTACACCGACGCGAAAATGATCTTCGAGGTGCGCGGGCTGGAAACGAAGGACTACAAGGGCGCGAAGGTCGGGAACATCTGGGTCGGCACCGAGGGCTACGTGGTGTGCCCGAACTACGCGGGCGGCATCGCCTACGACAAGGACGGCAAGGAGGTCACCCGCTTCGGTTGGGGGAAGGACTCGAAGGGCGACATGAAGTTCCTCGGCAGCGACCAGCACCACTTCGACAACTTCGTGAAGGCCGTGCGCAGCCGGAAGGTGGAAGACCTGAACTGCGACATCGCCGAGGGGCACCTCTCCGCGTCGCTGTGCCACCTCGCGAACATCAGCTACCGGCTCGGTACCGAACAGGCCATCGGCGCGAACACGAAGGTGAGCGACGATAAGAACGCGAACGAGTTCTTCTCCGCGATGCTGGCCCACCTGAAGGCGAACAAAGTCGATGTGGGCAGCGCCGCGGGGCGGTTCGGACCGGCGCTCTCCGTCGACACGAAAACGGAGCGCATCCTCAGCAGCAACAAGGCGCTCGCGGACCGAGCCAACGCGATGCTGTTCCGCGAGTACCGCAAGGGGTTCGAGCTGAAAGAGATCGTGTAA
- a CDS encoding WD40 repeat domain-containing protein, which produces MRSVLRPLVLMLLAGALAVPLVAAEPAGPTADEVKALREKFQTEREQAVKAKFPVDTLAKADDLVKRSEEAAKGDNFKAALRHLRDARWQLPYLPPGLPQHVTRVLGESRMRHADRVNALAYSPDGRFVASASRDFIVKVWDLGNGREVATYRGHVDQPDDPTRASTNVLGATDVVFHPKENVIVSSSGNQVHTWEPTTGKPIKTLVNLGKTDKPIKALAFSPDGKQLAIGSEDGVLRVIEFGTAKAVYTSPSRNVRIERVAFSPNGKLVAIGDSNSQIGVYVPGGKGNQLAMGVQGVDTGGVLGVAFSSDGASVFSCGHDGKVRLTAGPGPDGESVGNTATKLREFVGHSGTVTGLAVTTDGKFLVTSGDDKTVRVWDVTAGKQLRSFQGHMTKATAVAVRGDGKQVASGSEDGAVRVWDLNAVDDHRAMKESAESLWAVAIAPNGKRVAAAGADKKIRVYDPETGKLEVALDAGAAMTALAFLPDSNLLAAAGGEKVIKVWDVSAKKVAKELPGHNLAVLAVAASEDGNLIVSGSADATVRGFDPAGKEVWKWASRKAACAVSIRKGGKHAAVGIADGGLAVIDISGGTPKELSAQSAHIAGTTCVCYSPDGSRLASVGGDGALRIWSVGDNGSLAQLVKFEGQVVPNSATGFSPLSTVCFSPDGRFVAAAGADGVVRVWDVQTKTEVRGLRGHTDWVTSVAFSPDGRFLASGASEKDNTLRVFELPPLDSASAAGGHMLAVNAVAVSPNGKFAATAGTDQTIKVWDIATGKEVATLVGNADTPFALAFLGNDGVVMGGRVPTGTVGRLHFWGTTPPRAGEAVPTGEVYTVVATPDGSKVGAWASRQSVGDKKNNAYEVYDAKGKLLTSVPDRGRDVRSATFTPDLAWVVAGDDAGAVRIFDMATKERIKGDWALFQQSFADLGVTPDKKYLVGADAEGSVKVGDIEKRETIADGKAHKTGVRALIVSPTGKTFATISNDREIKVWSLTEFKDKQITELRSWTVPVAINGATYTPDGKSVVTANADGTAYVLELP; this is translated from the coding sequence ATGCGTTCCGTCCTTCGACCCCTCGTGTTGATGCTCCTCGCCGGCGCGCTTGCGGTGCCGCTCGTCGCCGCGGAGCCGGCCGGCCCCACGGCCGACGAGGTCAAGGCGCTCCGCGAGAAGTTCCAGACCGAGCGCGAGCAGGCCGTCAAAGCCAAGTTCCCGGTGGACACACTCGCGAAGGCCGACGACCTCGTGAAGCGCTCCGAGGAGGCCGCGAAGGGGGACAACTTCAAGGCCGCGTTACGGCACTTGCGCGACGCGCGCTGGCAGTTGCCGTACCTGCCCCCTGGGTTACCGCAACACGTCACGCGCGTTTTGGGCGAGTCCCGGATGCGCCACGCGGACCGCGTGAACGCGCTCGCGTACAGCCCGGACGGGCGGTTCGTGGCGTCCGCGAGCCGCGACTTCATCGTCAAGGTTTGGGATCTCGGCAACGGGCGCGAGGTCGCGACCTACCGGGGCCACGTCGACCAGCCCGACGACCCGACCCGCGCGAGCACAAACGTCCTCGGGGCCACGGACGTCGTGTTCCACCCGAAGGAGAACGTGATCGTGTCGTCGAGCGGCAACCAGGTCCACACCTGGGAACCGACCACGGGCAAGCCCATCAAAACGCTCGTGAACCTCGGCAAGACGGACAAGCCCATCAAGGCGCTCGCGTTCAGCCCGGACGGGAAGCAACTCGCGATCGGTTCCGAGGACGGCGTTCTGCGGGTGATCGAGTTCGGCACCGCAAAAGCGGTCTACACCAGCCCGTCGCGCAACGTCCGCATCGAGCGCGTCGCGTTCAGCCCGAACGGGAAACTGGTCGCGATCGGCGACAGCAACTCGCAAATCGGGGTGTACGTGCCGGGGGGTAAGGGGAACCAGCTCGCGATGGGCGTGCAGGGCGTGGACACGGGCGGGGTGCTGGGCGTCGCGTTCAGCAGCGACGGCGCGAGCGTGTTCTCCTGCGGACACGACGGCAAGGTGCGCCTCACCGCCGGCCCGGGACCGGACGGGGAGAGCGTCGGAAACACCGCGACCAAGCTCCGCGAGTTCGTCGGGCACTCGGGCACGGTGACCGGTCTCGCCGTGACCACCGACGGCAAGTTCCTCGTGACCAGCGGCGACGACAAGACCGTGCGCGTGTGGGACGTGACCGCGGGCAAGCAGCTCCGGTCGTTCCAGGGGCACATGACGAAGGCCACGGCGGTGGCCGTGCGCGGCGACGGCAAGCAGGTCGCGTCCGGGTCCGAGGACGGGGCCGTGCGCGTGTGGGATCTGAACGCCGTGGACGACCACCGGGCCATGAAGGAGTCCGCGGAGTCGCTGTGGGCGGTCGCGATCGCCCCGAACGGGAAGCGCGTGGCCGCGGCCGGCGCGGACAAGAAGATCCGCGTGTACGATCCAGAAACCGGCAAACTCGAAGTGGCACTCGACGCGGGCGCCGCGATGACCGCGCTCGCGTTCCTGCCGGACAGCAATTTGCTCGCCGCAGCCGGGGGCGAAAAGGTCATAAAGGTCTGGGACGTCAGCGCCAAGAAGGTCGCGAAGGAACTGCCCGGGCACAACCTGGCGGTGCTCGCGGTGGCGGCGTCCGAGGACGGGAACTTGATCGTATCCGGCTCGGCCGACGCGACCGTCCGCGGGTTCGACCCGGCGGGCAAAGAAGTATGGAAATGGGCGTCGCGAAAAGCCGCGTGTGCCGTTTCGATTCGTAAGGGGGGCAAGCACGCCGCGGTCGGGATCGCGGACGGCGGACTGGCCGTTATCGATATCTCGGGGGGTACGCCCAAGGAACTGTCCGCGCAAAGCGCGCACATCGCCGGGACCACCTGCGTCTGCTACAGCCCGGACGGGAGCCGGCTCGCCAGCGTCGGCGGCGACGGGGCGCTGCGCATCTGGTCCGTCGGCGACAACGGCTCCCTAGCTCAACTCGTGAAGTTCGAGGGCCAGGTCGTGCCGAACAGCGCGACCGGGTTCTCCCCGCTGTCCACCGTCTGCTTCAGCCCGGACGGGCGTTTCGTCGCCGCCGCGGGTGCCGACGGCGTGGTGCGAGTGTGGGACGTGCAGACCAAAACCGAGGTCCGCGGACTACGCGGGCACACGGACTGGGTGACGTCGGTCGCGTTCAGCCCGGACGGGCGGTTCCTCGCGTCGGGCGCCTCAGAGAAAGACAACACGCTCCGGGTGTTCGAGCTTCCCCCGCTCGACAGCGCGAGCGCGGCCGGTGGGCACATGCTCGCGGTGAACGCGGTGGCCGTCAGCCCCAACGGGAAGTTCGCGGCCACAGCGGGCACGGACCAGACGATCAAGGTGTGGGACATCGCGACCGGCAAGGAAGTGGCCACGCTCGTGGGTAACGCTGACACCCCGTTCGCGCTCGCGTTCCTCGGCAATGACGGCGTGGTGATGGGCGGGCGCGTCCCCACCGGCACCGTCGGCCGGTTGCACTTCTGGGGCACCACCCCGCCGCGCGCGGGCGAAGCGGTGCCGACCGGCGAAGTGTACACGGTGGTGGCCACGCCCGACGGCTCAAAGGTCGGCGCGTGGGCGTCCCGGCAGTCCGTCGGCGACAAGAAGAACAACGCCTACGAGGTCTACGACGCGAAGGGCAAGTTGCTCACGTCCGTTCCCGACCGGGGCCGCGACGTCCGGTCCGCAACGTTCACCCCCGACCTCGCGTGGGTGGTGGCCGGTGACGACGCTGGTGCAGTCCGCATCTTCGACATGGCCACCAAGGAGCGCATCAAGGGCGACTGGGCGCTGTTCCAACAGAGCTTCGCGGACCTGGGCGTCACTCCGGACAAAAAGTACCTCGTGGGGGCAGACGCTGAAGGATCGGTGAAGGTCGGCGATATCGAGAAGCGGGAGACGATCGCGGACGGCAAGGCCCATAAGACCGGTGTGCGGGCGCTAATCGTGTCGCCGACCGGCAAGACCTTCGCGACCATCAGCAACGACCGCGAAATCAAGGTTTGGTCGCTGACCGAGTTCAAAGACAAACAGATCACCGAACTGCGATCGTGGACCGTACCGGTCGCGATCAACGGCGCGACCTACACGCCCGACGGCAAGTCCGTCGTTACAGCTAACGCCGACGGCACCGCCTACGTCCTCGAACTGCCGTAA
- a CDS encoding terpene cyclase/mutase family protein, with product MRYVYFALLLCATPSPAADFPQPAPTRADEPLAKKLSYTKAAEYLDGVGVNWTRERDCITCHTNMPYLTARPLLKGDAGWKEVRKYLETDVTNWSAGGKPRGEAYIVATAFALAYNDAQQANALHATTKAALDRMWTVQRATGDWKWLKCDWPPLEHDDYYGAVLAALAVGYAPGDYAKTEAAKAGVAKLKTYLKKTPAPDLHHTAMLLWASTKLDGLLTADEQAKAIKSLKAKQRKGGGWSLPSLGEYKRRDADKTPNDPNADSDGYGTGFVTFVLLQAGEKPNDPALAGAIKWLKTNQRASGRWYTRSLNNDKAHYITNAGTAFCVLALSAAGEKANE from the coding sequence ATGCGATACGTGTACTTCGCGCTTCTACTGTGCGCGACGCCAAGCCCCGCCGCCGACTTCCCGCAACCCGCGCCCACCCGAGCCGACGAGCCGCTCGCGAAGAAACTCTCTTATACAAAGGCCGCCGAGTACCTCGACGGTGTCGGCGTGAACTGGACGCGCGAGCGCGACTGCATCACGTGCCACACCAACATGCCGTACCTCACCGCCCGCCCCTTACTGAAGGGCGACGCGGGCTGGAAAGAAGTGCGCAAGTACCTCGAAACCGACGTCACGAACTGGTCCGCGGGCGGAAAGCCTCGGGGCGAGGCCTACATCGTAGCAACGGCGTTCGCACTCGCGTACAACGACGCGCAGCAAGCCAACGCACTTCATGCGACAACCAAAGCGGCCCTCGATCGAATGTGGACCGTCCAGCGCGCGACCGGCGACTGGAAGTGGCTGAAGTGCGACTGGCCGCCGCTCGAACACGACGATTACTACGGCGCGGTCCTCGCCGCGCTCGCGGTCGGTTACGCACCCGGCGACTACGCCAAGACCGAAGCGGCCAAAGCTGGTGTCGCGAAACTGAAAACGTACCTGAAAAAGACCCCGGCACCCGACCTGCACCACACCGCGATGTTGCTCTGGGCGTCAACCAAGCTCGACGGGCTGCTCACGGCCGACGAACAAGCAAAGGCAATAAAGTCCCTCAAAGCGAAACAGCGTAAGGGCGGCGGGTGGTCGCTGCCGTCACTGGGTGAGTACAAGCGGCGCGACGCGGACAAGACGCCGAACGACCCGAACGCGGACAGCGACGGTTACGGGACCGGGTTCGTTACCTTCGTGCTGCTTCAAGCGGGCGAAAAGCCGAACGATCCCGCGCTCGCGGGCGCGATAAAATGGCTCAAAACGAACCAGCGCGCGAGCGGGCGCTGGTACACGCGATCGCTGAACAACGACAAGGCACACTACATCACCAACGCCGGTACCGCGTTCTGCGTACTGGCACTGAGTGCGGCCGGCGAGAAGGCGAACGAGTAG
- a CDS encoding FtsK/SpoIIIE domain-containing protein: MRTISSPDYGAAMSDNLFDRQRTALARLSDAARARAGAEAELAAAFQTTSEKAEREATRARKAHAAALEKELGELSAEHTATQERLARTFTAEQVTNERNRDDRRKLTTDRFNTAQKNGQTKYDEQIWSHNTLYEAGEKTAKEQLDTLQRKAAAGREQADALWAEAEPLLKRGRVPRAEVAFTGDLPEPTDDDPIKRMNKWLAAAEESITKLRASRLPGLGRFSGLLFFLALATGIGASTFSFLPADTALPATAGIGVVLGLALWLLVRSLGRRSTVRQGKAVAERLAESTRSCQLLSDYASSEFVAEIKRLRDKHARERQKTDEYYLPLLAGQKKQFEEELVRIDSDFAIGAERIRRNRANETRAADETHATKKAEVENRLGAELSAAEQSFNEKMATATAVRDGAWNAMADRWNATAGEVAETFGELRTAGTSTFPAWDEFTPSRALAAQVPAGVRFGEINVDLNAITDAVPTDERLAPPAALYGAVPAYLPFPDKCSVLLRCRDDGRAVGVAALQALMLRFLTGLPPGKVRFTIVDPVSLGDNFAAFMHLADHDEKLVTSQIWTEPRDIEQRLTDLTDHTASVIQKYLRNQYKSIEEYNKAAGEVAEPYRVLVVANFPNNFTPEAAKRLVSLANSGPSCGVCVLVTADTKATMPRDFNLADLEAASYTLAWKEGRFVPKDPVLAPFPPALDKPPEPATVAALVQRIGKASKEAVRVEVPFEYIAPKPGDVWTGSAAKGFEVAVGRAGATRKQLFSLGRGTAQHAVIAGKTGSGKSTLLHALITNLALTYSPDEAELYLIDFKEGVEFQWYATYRLPHARVVAIQSEREFGLSVLQRLDGILRERGEKFRDTGVNDLAGYRAAKPDEKTPRILLVIDEFQAFFTEDDKLAQEASLLLDRLVRQGRAFGLHVLLGSQTLGGAYSLARSTIDQMAVRVALQCSDADAQLILSKDNTAARLLSRPGEAIYNDQNGLVEGNDPFQVVWLAEEKREQVLEDLHKRAGDRWPAPLVFSGNTSAVLSNNRTLSKQLAEPAAIKVPTAWLGDPVAIKEPTAALFRAHGGANLLMIGQSEDAARALFVSSVLSLAAQLVKPTPSPIFTILDGTPDDADEAEYLRKFAERVPNATCPNRMGLPAALAELTSEIERRQKGEAERTPRFVLIFGIHRLRELRKADDDFSFGRRGEREPTPAERLATILRDGPLAGVHAIVWCDSLVNLNRAFDRPLLREFAMRVLFQMSATDSSTLMDAPTASKLGRHRALYLQDEQERPEKFRPYGLPTDEWLTAACDALRARLTLQPEPVGV; this comes from the coding sequence GTGCGCACGATCTCTTCGCCCGATTACGGTGCCGCCATGTCCGACAACCTGTTCGATCGCCAACGGACCGCCCTCGCGCGCCTTTCCGACGCCGCCCGCGCGCGGGCCGGGGCCGAAGCCGAACTCGCCGCTGCGTTCCAGACCACGAGCGAAAAAGCCGAGCGCGAGGCAACACGCGCGCGAAAGGCCCACGCCGCGGCACTCGAAAAAGAACTCGGCGAGCTGAGTGCCGAACACACCGCCACACAAGAACGCTTGGCGAGAACGTTCACCGCCGAACAGGTCACCAACGAGCGCAACCGCGACGACCGCCGGAAGCTGACCACGGACCGGTTCAATACCGCGCAAAAGAACGGCCAGACCAAGTACGACGAACAGATCTGGAGCCACAACACGCTGTACGAAGCCGGCGAGAAGACCGCGAAGGAGCAACTCGACACGCTCCAGCGCAAGGCCGCCGCCGGCCGCGAACAGGCGGACGCGCTCTGGGCCGAGGCCGAACCGCTGCTCAAGCGCGGTCGCGTGCCGCGCGCGGAAGTCGCGTTCACGGGCGATCTCCCCGAGCCGACGGACGATGACCCGATCAAGCGGATGAACAAGTGGCTCGCCGCCGCCGAAGAGAGCATCACGAAGCTGCGCGCCAGTCGCTTGCCCGGCCTGGGCCGCTTCAGTGGGTTACTCTTTTTCCTCGCGCTCGCGACCGGCATCGGTGCGAGCACATTCTCGTTCCTCCCCGCAGACACCGCCCTTCCCGCCACCGCAGGCATCGGGGTTGTGCTCGGACTGGCGCTGTGGCTGCTGGTCCGCTCGCTCGGTCGGCGATCGACTGTTCGGCAGGGCAAGGCGGTCGCGGAACGTCTCGCTGAATCCACTCGCTCGTGCCAGTTGCTGTCCGATTACGCCTCCTCCGAGTTCGTGGCCGAGATCAAGCGATTGCGTGACAAACACGCTCGCGAGCGGCAGAAAACGGACGAATACTACCTCCCGTTGTTGGCCGGCCAAAAGAAGCAGTTCGAGGAGGAACTCGTCCGGATCGATTCGGACTTCGCGATCGGGGCCGAGCGCATCCGGCGCAACCGGGCGAACGAAACGCGCGCGGCCGACGAAACCCACGCCACGAAAAAGGCCGAAGTCGAGAACCGCCTCGGTGCGGAACTGAGTGCCGCGGAGCAGTCGTTTAACGAGAAGATGGCCACCGCGACCGCCGTCCGCGACGGGGCGTGGAACGCGATGGCGGACCGCTGGAACGCCACCGCCGGTGAGGTCGCGGAAACGTTCGGCGAACTGCGAACCGCGGGCACATCGACCTTTCCCGCGTGGGACGAGTTCACGCCCTCTCGCGCGCTCGCGGCGCAAGTTCCCGCCGGGGTACGGTTCGGCGAAATTAACGTCGATCTGAACGCCATCACCGACGCGGTCCCCACCGACGAGCGCCTCGCGCCGCCCGCGGCCCTGTACGGCGCGGTCCCAGCGTACCTCCCCTTCCCCGATAAATGTTCGGTCCTCCTCCGGTGCCGCGACGACGGGCGAGCCGTCGGTGTGGCGGCACTCCAAGCGCTGATGCTCCGGTTCCTTACGGGGCTGCCACCGGGCAAGGTGCGGTTCACCATCGTCGATCCCGTCAGCCTCGGCGACAACTTCGCCGCATTCATGCACCTCGCGGACCACGACGAGAAGCTGGTCACGTCGCAAATCTGGACCGAACCGCGCGACATCGAACAGCGCCTCACGGACCTCACAGACCACACCGCGAGCGTGATCCAGAAGTACCTGCGTAACCAGTACAAGTCGATCGAGGAGTACAACAAGGCCGCGGGCGAAGTGGCCGAACCGTACCGCGTGCTAGTGGTCGCGAACTTCCCGAACAACTTCACCCCGGAAGCCGCGAAGCGCCTCGTGAGCCTCGCGAACAGCGGCCCGTCGTGCGGCGTCTGCGTACTCGTGACCGCGGACACAAAGGCGACGATGCCGCGCGACTTCAATCTCGCCGATCTAGAAGCGGCCAGCTACACGCTCGCGTGGAAAGAAGGCCGATTCGTCCCGAAAGACCCGGTGCTCGCGCCGTTCCCGCCCGCGCTCGACAAGCCGCCGGAACCCGCGACCGTGGCCGCGCTCGTTCAGCGCATCGGCAAGGCGAGCAAGGAAGCCGTCCGCGTGGAAGTGCCGTTCGAGTACATCGCGCCGAAGCCCGGCGACGTGTGGACCGGCAGTGCCGCGAAGGGCTTTGAAGTGGCTGTTGGGCGCGCAGGGGCGACGCGGAAGCAACTCTTCTCGCTCGGGCGCGGCACCGCACAGCACGCGGTCATCGCGGGGAAGACCGGGTCCGGTAAGTCCACGTTGCTCCACGCACTCATCACGAACCTCGCACTGACATACAGCCCGGACGAAGCAGAACTGTACCTCATCGACTTCAAAGAAGGTGTCGAGTTCCAGTGGTACGCGACCTACCGCCTGCCGCACGCGCGCGTCGTCGCGATCCAGAGCGAGCGCGAGTTCGGCTTAAGTGTGCTCCAACGACTCGATGGCATTCTGCGAGAGCGCGGTGAGAAATTCCGCGACACGGGCGTGAACGATCTCGCCGGTTACCGCGCCGCAAAGCCGGACGAGAAAACACCCCGCATCCTGCTCGTAATCGACGAGTTCCAGGCGTTTTTCACCGAAGACGACAAGCTCGCCCAGGAAGCCTCACTCTTGCTCGACCGGCTCGTGCGCCAGGGCCGGGCGTTCGGGCTACACGTGCTACTCGGGTCGCAAACGCTCGGTGGTGCGTACTCGCTCGCCCGCAGCACCATCGACCAAATGGCCGTCCGAGTCGCGCTCCAATGTTCGGATGCGGACGCACAACTCATTCTCAGCAAGGACAACACCGCGGCCCGGTTGCTCTCGCGCCCGGGCGAGGCGATCTACAACGACCAGAACGGGCTGGTAGAAGGGAACGACCCGTTCCAGGTGGTGTGGCTCGCGGAAGAGAAGCGCGAACAGGTACTCGAAGACCTACACAAGCGCGCCGGCGACCGCTGGCCGGCACCGCTCGTGTTCAGCGGGAACACGTCCGCCGTACTCTCGAACAATCGCACCCTGTCGAAGCAACTCGCGGAGCCCGCAGCAATCAAAGTTCCCACGGCGTGGCTCGGCGACCCGGTCGCGATCAAGGAACCGACCGCCGCGCTGTTCCGCGCTCACGGCGGAGCGAATCTGCTGATGATCGGGCAAAGTGAAGACGCCGCCCGCGCGCTGTTCGTGTCCTCGGTGTTGAGTCTCGCGGCACAGTTGGTGAAACCGACCCCGTCTCCCATCTTCACTATTCTCGACGGTACGCCTGACGACGCGGACGAAGCCGAGTACCTCCGCAAGTTTGCGGAACGGGTGCCGAACGCGACCTGCCCGAACCGGATGGGGCTCCCCGCAGCGCTCGCAGAACTCACAAGCGAAATCGAGCGCCGACAAAAGGGCGAGGCAGAACGAACCCCGCGGTTCGTGTTGATCTTCGGCATCCACCGCCTCCGCGAACTGCGTAAAGCGGACGACGATTTCAGCTTCGGGCGCCGGGGAGAGCGCGAACCGACGCCCGCGGAGCGGCTCGCGACGATCCTGCGCGACGGCCCGCTCGCCGGGGTCCACGCGATCGTGTGGTGCGATTCGCTCGTGAACCTGAATCGCGCGTTCGACCGACCGCTGCTGCGCGAGTTCGCGATGCGCGTGCTGTTCCAGATGAGTGCGACCGATTCCAGCACGCTCATGGACGCCCCTACCGCGTCGAAACTCGGCCGGCACCGGGCACTGTACCTGCAGGACGAACAAGAGCGCCCGGAGAAATTCCGCCCCTACGGGCTGCCCACGGACGAGTGGCTGACCGCGGCGTGCGACGCGCTCCGCGCGCGACTCACGTTGCAGCCGGAACCGGTTGGGGTGTAA
- a CDS encoding WXG100 family type VII secretion target, translated as MSQAIVDPAEVRRFASNLKRFNADMQSALAGLHGQLTTLGDSWRDQEHDRFRQEFEATMLVLERFLEVSGEHIPFLLRKAERIEEYLSQR; from the coding sequence ATGTCGCAGGCCATAGTGGACCCTGCCGAAGTGCGGCGGTTCGCCAGCAACTTGAAGCGGTTCAACGCCGATATGCAGTCCGCACTCGCCGGGTTGCACGGCCAACTCACGACCCTCGGCGACAGTTGGCGCGACCAGGAGCACGACCGCTTCCGGCAGGAATTTGAAGCCACGATGCTCGTCCTGGAGCGCTTCTTGGAAGTGTCCGGTGAGCACATCCCGTTCCTGCTCCGCAAAGCCGAGCGGATCGAAGAGTACCTGTCTCAACGGTAG
- a CDS encoding NAD(P)-binding domain-containing protein, giving the protein MLKTQPLRIAVIGAGPIGIEAALYAKACGFTVTVFDRGPIGEHVRRWGHARMFTPFGTNATTLGLTEVRREKGSRSIPAEADILTGREFIEAYLRPLAESEALLESLNLEAAVLQVGRAASVKKSEVADRLPFRLLVRDSAGTERIETADVVLDCTGTYITPYRLGDGNIPAVGELAARQHIAWGLEDILGEKRSHYANKSIILVGDGYSAASAICSLATLAEEANDTWVFWLTRGPRGQPLPRMPNDPLKERDRLATKANSLATRCDGHLEFHPQTVLDEVVCHGPDQGFRVAGRSNGKPVSWEVERVIANVGYRADLRISDGLRVNDPIGLPETGEPNYFILGAKSYGRNSGFLLRDGFDQIRRVFAALTGNARLDHYAKKAA; this is encoded by the coding sequence ATGCTTAAAACTCAACCCCTCCGTATCGCGGTCATCGGTGCGGGGCCGATCGGAATCGAAGCGGCGCTGTACGCGAAAGCGTGCGGGTTCACGGTCACGGTGTTCGACCGCGGGCCGATCGGCGAGCACGTGCGGCGCTGGGGCCACGCGCGAATGTTCACGCCCTTCGGCACGAACGCGACAACGCTCGGGCTCACCGAAGTGCGGCGCGAAAAAGGGTCTCGGTCGATCCCCGCGGAAGCAGATATTCTCACCGGCCGCGAGTTCATCGAAGCCTACCTGCGCCCGCTCGCGGAATCCGAAGCGCTCCTCGAATCCCTCAACCTCGAAGCGGCCGTGCTCCAGGTCGGGCGCGCGGCCAGCGTGAAGAAATCAGAAGTCGCGGACCGGCTGCCGTTCCGATTGCTCGTGCGCGACAGCGCGGGCACGGAGCGCATCGAAACGGCCGACGTCGTACTCGACTGTACCGGCACGTACATCACGCCGTACCGCCTCGGCGACGGCAACATCCCCGCCGTGGGCGAACTGGCCGCGCGCCAGCACATCGCCTGGGGGCTGGAAGACATTCTGGGCGAAAAACGCTCACACTACGCGAACAAGAGCATCATTCTTGTGGGCGACGGCTACTCCGCGGCATCGGCCATTTGCTCCCTCGCGACGCTCGCGGAGGAAGCCAACGACACCTGGGTGTTCTGGCTCACGCGCGGGCCGCGCGGGCAACCGCTCCCGCGCATGCCCAACGACCCGCTGAAGGAACGCGACCGCCTCGCGACCAAAGCGAATTCGCTCGCGACCCGGTGCGACGGCCACCTGGAGTTCCACCCGCAAACCGTCCTCGACGAAGTCGTCTGCCACGGACCGGATCAGGGGTTCCGCGTGGCCGGGCGGAGTAACGGCAAACCGGTGTCGTGGGAAGTGGAGCGCGTGATCGCCAACGTCGGCTACCGGGCCGATTTGCGCATCAGTGACGGGCTGCGCGTGAATGATCCGATCGGCCTTCCCGAAACCGGCGAGCCGAACTACTTCATCCTTGGCGCGAAGAGTTACGGGCGCAACTCCGGTTTCCTCCTGCGCGACGGTTTCGACCAGATCCGCCGCGTGTTTGCCGCTCTCACGGGCAACGCGCGCCTCGACCACTACGCGAAGAAGGCCGCGTGA